The Candidatus Neomarinimicrobiota bacterium genome contains a region encoding:
- a CDS encoding ATP-binding cassette domain-containing protein has protein sequence MLSFSIQYPKFSFTNDLEFRPGLHVIYGESGVGKSWLIHSLAGSNPNGIPNYEIQKQVIPKNIQIVFQNPDNQIVADSIHQELAFAFECNSVDVKWIQDKVNSSAEDLPRKISLDRHPVTLSGGEMEQLNLVTTFGSNPNLIFIDDGLSFLTLKTKQKWVEKIREKIQSKNFIVIWFTSDPSDLDYGDSIWEMTSAFFKKYESKIPLYHKGKNKPAGGMRIQIQDLHFSYENGYELYSGWTSEIQNCRSIGLRGENGSGKTTIARLLSKGLKPDSGDVKLTINHKTPSIALVDQFPERMLGVSSLEFFLDQLIAHEKMDEYHVSTCINVLQEHHIPWDSIKHKYPIDLPWNMIRLAVVILLSNCNYEVLIFDEPTFGLGTEQTQKMINYFNEIMSRKHLVFISHNTNFLASVCDGYIDLTKIEHSLAHDKVQFDDHE, from the coding sequence ATGCTATCATTTTCCATACAATATCCTAAATTTTCATTTACAAATGATCTCGAGTTCCGACCTGGACTTCATGTAATTTATGGAGAGAGCGGTGTTGGAAAATCTTGGCTTATTCATTCGCTTGCAGGATCAAATCCAAACGGCATCCCGAATTATGAAATTCAAAAACAAGTAATTCCTAAAAACATTCAAATCGTTTTTCAAAATCCCGATAACCAAATTGTGGCGGACAGCATTCATCAGGAATTGGCATTTGCATTTGAGTGCAATTCAGTAGATGTGAAATGGATTCAGGATAAAGTTAATTCATCAGCGGAGGATCTTCCTCGGAAAATTTCTTTGGACCGGCATCCGGTTACATTGAGCGGGGGAGAAATGGAACAGCTGAATCTTGTGACAACCTTTGGCAGCAATCCCAATTTAATTTTTATTGATGACGGCCTTTCATTTTTAACTCTGAAAACAAAACAGAAATGGGTTGAAAAAATTCGAGAAAAAATTCAATCTAAAAACTTCATTGTTATTTGGTTTACTAGTGATCCTTCCGATTTAGATTATGGCGATTCTATTTGGGAAATGACATCTGCATTTTTTAAAAAATATGAAAGCAAAATTCCCCTTTATCACAAAGGGAAAAACAAACCTGCTGGAGGAATGAGAATACAAATTCAGGATCTACATTTTTCATATGAAAATGGGTATGAATTGTATTCCGGATGGACATCAGAAATACAGAACTGCCGAAGCATCGGGTTGCGAGGTGAAAACGGATCCGGAAAAACTACAATTGCTCGTCTTTTGTCGAAGGGGTTAAAACCGGATTCCGGCGATGTGAAACTCACGATTAATCATAAAACACCTTCGATTGCTTTGGTGGACCAATTTCCTGAGCGAATGCTTGGTGTATCGTCATTAGAATTCTTTCTTGATCAGCTGATTGCTCATGAAAAAATGGATGAGTATCACGTATCCACCTGTATCAATGTGTTACAAGAACACCACATTCCTTGGGATTCGATAAAACATAAATATCCGATTGATTTACCCTGGAATATGATCAGGCTTGCGGTGGTTATTTTGCTTTCCAATTGTAATTACGAAGTGTTGATATTTGACGAACCGACTTTTGGGCTTGGGACAGAGCAAACGCAAAAGATGATCAATTATTTTAATGAAATCATGTCGCGTAAACATCTTGTATTTATTTCACATAATACTAATTTCCTCGCTTCTGTTTGCGATGGATATATAGATTTAACCAAAATTGAGCATAGCCTCGCTCACGATAAAGTACAATTTGATGACCATGAATAA
- a CDS encoding CDP-alcohol phosphatidyltransferase family protein has protein sequence MNNMNPVKIKLTDPSRILTMANMVSLIRALLVIPIIYTLRNPDWATYTFILIVIGVLSDALDGYLARRAHEVTHFGKWLDPIADFVVIFSIASYLVLIGRFPLWFYWFFLIRYVAIAIPAIYLLNQSHFILQSNWYGKWGAGISSLAIILHVFPLKHVDWLPEATLWAAAILLSVSWVMYFNTFIKEYRRQSNI, from the coding sequence ATGAATAATATGAATCCTGTGAAAATAAAACTAACCGATCCATCAAGAATTTTAACGATGGCAAATATGGTAAGTCTGATTCGGGCATTATTGGTAATCCCCATTATTTATACACTCCGTAATCCTGATTGGGCTACTTATACTTTTATCTTGATTGTGATTGGAGTTCTTTCGGATGCGTTAGATGGATACTTGGCCCGCCGAGCACATGAAGTAACTCATTTCGGAAAATGGCTGGATCCCATCGCAGATTTTGTAGTCATATTTTCAATTGCGTCGTATTTGGTACTGATTGGAAGATTTCCTCTTTGGTTTTATTGGTTTTTTCTCATTCGCTATGTAGCCATTGCCATCCCGGCCATTTATTTGCTCAATCAATCTCATTTCATCCTACAATCAAATTGGTATGGAAAATGGGGAGCCGGCATTTCATCGCTAGCCATAATTTTGCACGTATTCCCATTAAAACATGTGGACTGGCTTCCCGAAGCGACCTTGTGGGCTGCAGCTATTTTACTTTCTGTGAGCTGGGTGATGTATTTCAATACCTTTATCAAAGAATATAGACGGCAGTCAAACATATGA